One Xiphophorus maculatus strain JP 163 A chromosome 23, X_maculatus-5.0-male, whole genome shotgun sequence genomic window, CACGGCGCTGGACACCTGGACCAAGCACTGCGACAAGGCTGAGTTTTACACCTCAGAGGCCTCCAAGGCGCTGGAGGCCATAGATCTGAACGAGAAGGACGACTGGGCCAGGTTGCGTAAAGCTCTGAAGCACGCCTATGAGAACGCCGGGGACATCCGCTGGTTCTTTGTGGCTCAGCCCAACACCTTCGCCATCATCGAGAACCTCAAGTACCTGGTGCTCACCAAAGACCCGGAGCAGCCGTTCTACCTGGGGAAGGCGGTGAAGTCCGGGGAGCTGGAGTACGTCGAGTTGAACAGCGGCATCGTCCTCAGCTACGAGGCCCTGAAGAGGCTGGTGAATGTCTTCCAGGAAGAGGAAAAGTGTCCGGAGAGAGGACGGCAGCTGTGGAAGCTGAGCGACGACAAGCAGCTCGCCGTGTGCCTGAAGTTCACCGGAGTGTTTGCGGAGAACGGAGAGGACGTCCACGGGAAGGGCCTGTTCAACAGCAAGACGGTGGACAGCTTGATATCGGAAAGCATGAAGCAGAACCCCAGCAACGTGGTGGAGGGCTGCTGCTCTGACCTGGCCATCACCTTCAGCGGCCTGTCCGCCAACCAGATGCAGGTCATGATGTTCGGAGTTTACAGACTCCGTCCCTACGGACACGACTTCCACGACTTATTGACATTTTTCCCTCCCGAAGGCTCAGACAATGACTAGCCTCGCTCGGTCATTTTGAAGATTTTGCTTCTGTGATGGCAAACCTGATATTTGTTTAAGAGACTTGATCCTGGGGGGAGTTCTATATATTTGTAACTTTTTGCACTTGACTCGGCCGGTGCCGGATGTCTGTGGATCTGAGACTGGATCATTTCAATTTGGATTTTGGTCCCTGAAGTTCTGTTCTCAATCTTTTAagcatcttttttgttgttgtaaaataatattctatATGTGTGAAGTTCTACCTGTTAATGatcagatttaaagttttattgttgcacccttaaagctgcagtatgtaacgtttgtacttttacatatttgttaaaagtattttttaaaaatctggattCTCCTAGCAGAAATacaccaatcagagccaggaggtgggtcttagcgctgtcaatcatccacATCTATGCTGCTAAATGttctaatggtggaaaaacaaatcatcCTTCCAGGGAAACCATTTATCTATTATAATCTgcggctatgctaactagcattagaaCTAGTGACaggctatgttgtggtgaacctAGCTTAGCAAAAAATTAAGTGAGCGGGGTTGAGCAtaagcgctaagaccctcctcctgactgaTGGTTGTTTTTGACGGGAAACGGTTCAGTTTTGCATCTGTCTCATAAACTGGTGACAGCTTTAATaagaagaaacatattttagtaaagttacatactgcagctttaatcgTATGACAGTTCAGCTGTAATCAAGCTGCTTACATGTTTTGCttggttttctgtttatgaagaatcagatattaaatattttaggggtttttttcttgatgtATTTTACATTCACctaatttttgtttgaacaaTAAAAGTGATAGAAATCAATCCTTTAAGGAACTCTTTATGATTTTGTGCATTACTAAATCATTTTCTATCCCCAAAAATGAATGAGtttgattataaaaatattactaaaaaataactAAGCATTTAGCAATTACAATTTGTctgataaattgtttttttctgtttagtttcatggcaaactaaacagaaaaaacagcttAAGCTGGTTGAAACCATAACAAATtacttaaagaaataaatatggaatttaaatttaaactaaaatagtTCAACTTCAAACAAAAGCTAGAGAAAATCCCAAAAATGCAAATGGTGAGAAGAAACAAGCAaagataattttctttttaaacatattcTCACATCTCTggagtttaaatgtttatgttaTTAGGACATTTACGCATTATATCTCTACTAAAAATGTCTTACTgggtaataaaaaaataaatccaacatttCAGTATTCAACTAATGTGGTCTTAATGCAAATTATAAATGCCtgaaataatttatgtaaataatccTGTGAAATTTTGTGCAACCTGTGTCCTCATACTAACCTGTAGTGCTGCTACCCAAGTAGTAGTAGATAACTTTacataaatgcaataaaagctgCTCTTCTTGATAGTTTggattttaatacatttttacaaactaaactgACATCTAGCGTCAGTCTTTAACTAACACTATAACTACTTTATTCATCTctctaaatatttatgttgctCCCAGCTAAAGCATGCAGATAAACAGGTTTAACTGTTACTCTATGTGTCACTTCGCCTCTCCCTTCCTTATAatataaatatgtctaaaaCTACATCACATCCTTGATGCTACTTCTAATccaaataattaaagaaaagcacaaactgGCACTGGTTTGAACCaggatcttttatttatttgtgcatCATGATGGCAGATTTGCAGCCTCCAGCAGGTTACAAAGCGAAGTGTGAAGGTGGAAACAGTTTAGTTGCTGTCGCTCGGTTTGGGTGGCGTCATCATTTGTACGTCTTCATGTGCCACAAACCGTCGTTCAGATAGTGAACGTTCTCGATTCCGATTCCCTTGTTGACTTTTTCTCTGTTCGTTAGACACAGATCAGGATCTTAGAGTCATAAGGATGTGAACAGTGAACGATTTGTTTAGTAAAACATTTGGGAGGCTTACATGTTTTCAGCCGACATCTTCATTACACCAACACAGAGCGCATGTTGCTTCCCCTCTGCCATGATCGCCTGAATCAACTTGTTAAAGACAAACAtgttggaaatgtttctttaaaagctGCAGAGAAAGTTGAAATTGATGTTGGACAGCAGAAAAGGGCGTTTAAAACTACAATAACACATCAGGATTAAAAGGATACAACTACTGTGTCGGCAGCGGCAGGGTAGAGTTTGGCACCAGGTGAGGTGAGTCCGGGACACATGATATTCGCTCCACTCAacacaaactttatggcccctTTGTCCACTTGCTGGTGTGGAAGAATAAAAGGATCTGAGAGAAAAGGAAATATAATCAACTAAATACTTTAGTATCAGTGGGGCTGggtgataaatcaattaattaaattattaaacattcaatttttggaaaatctggatttttttcaacaattcACTCCTTTGACTTGATGTTAGCATGCACagggcagccatcttgtttgactagcgtgttttacagcttttgtttatttaaacctTGAATTCAGCAAAATTTAAGTGTGAGGCTaacattttttaagtcataatgttataaaaaatactgtaatgtattttttgcagcatttttaccCATGAAATACAGGAGGCGTCaaagagattaaaataaaaataaaacattctgtcTCAATGTGATTTCCTTTTTATAGAAATACTGATCTTACTGAATAAACTCAAgataaatttaatttacatgtTACCTCctaaattaatttgtaatccaaagccaataaaaaaaaaacaaaaaaaacattttaatctccaaatttgaaaatcaaatgactgtttttttttaagccatgtTGTTGAGGGAAGCTTACATTTATGGAGCAGCCTGAGGGTTGGATAGAAAGGTCCTTCCCTCTGTCTGAAGAAAAGCAGTTCTCCGTTCACTGTCAGGATTTCAATGTGTTCATGGCTGAAATGCACACAGAAGATAAACAGTGCAGAGCACCAACCTGAACAGAACATTAATGAGACAACGAAGACAGGAAACACGGGATCGTACCATCTCACTATTTTAACTGGGTCCTTTTTTGGCATTATTTGATTGAGCCATGGCTCGATGTCGGGGAACTGTTCCAGCAGCTGATTTCTGATGCCTTTGATCACCGATGTTTTCAGCTGGATgcagtttgacacattttccttctcatcaaatctgaaaacaaacaaacatatatttaactttaagagTTATACTTATCCATGTATTTTTAGTGATAATTTTAAACTGATCAAATAAATACTGATAAGTACAAATCATCATTTGATAATGTttctgattaatgtttttttctgttctagCACATTTTTCAACAATCTTACTTCTGTCAATTACcattatgaattttaaaatagtCACCaacaataaaagttaaaattttaacagGATTAGTACACTTTTCAAACATTATAAAGGcagattttcaaacttttccagcgcCAAACTTtatagataaaaacaatacaaattaaCTAAAGAACACACTTTAAATTCTCTGTTATATGACATCCTTTATTACTAATTTGCTACTAATATGTTATGATAGTATTCTAGAAGGGACCaattaaacaattttctttatgttttgaaaCATCTCTTTCATACACACTCCATACACCAAACTagtctgagaacaaaacacaaatttaacaaaaaaatcccacaatttcaacaattttaacatctaaaatataaGACCTCCTTTATTTGAATTACACAGATCAATAAAATGACCTTCCTACTCAAATCAAATCCTTAAACAGAATATACTTTACTTTCTGTAAATAGTTTTGTCTCTTAAAAATTTATTACAGCTtcattacaaaactgtgcaagGACTATATgcagaaatcaagcactttccaatcCTTTAAAACCCTAATTTAAGTAGAAACAATACTTATTTCattgtcattttttctttaataactcTTTCACAGCCGTATTGATGGTACGGCTCAACATTATAAATCTTTAGTTACAGCTTTACACATCATCCTTATTCCTAATTATCAATACCAGAACAGTTCTTCTCCATTCCTCAATGTTCCCTCTGACTTTCAAGTACAAATATGTCTAAAAGATCAATCTTCTTCTAGACTTCTGCACaaatatgttgcaattttgaattttaagtcCAAGAAAATCAACATTCTTTGTAGAACCTCACCTTTAGATTTTGGTACCTCTATATTTTTGATCATTCTACTCATGTTTAACAAGCTACcagaaagtattaaaataaacttcCTGGGCATCCCATAAACTGGCTGTCAGTTTGTAAGTAGTATATGAATCTGATAATATGTTAATTAATTTCATGTTGGTAGGGAGCTGCATGAGAATGTTCattagtttgtttctgttgtgcTGTTTTacctgaaatataaaagaaaacaactacTGATCCCACTCAGAAGCTCCGTTTGACTCAGACTGATTTTATGCAGCTAACATCCAACAGAAAGCTACTGACAGAAAATAACTCAATTATGCTCCTCTTGTATTGGCTTAATGCTGGCTCTACTAATGCTAATTGAAGCTACCCCTGCTTACCTCAAGATCTAGCGTTACCAGTAGAAAATTAGACATTTTCCAGGTCAGTttctaaatactaaatattatCTTTCTACAATATCAAACACGCTAATGCTAACAACTTAGCATTGGTAACTTCAGTGTGCTGCTAGCTAACGGTACAACACAGACACGTACTTTTTAAACATCCTCTCTGGTCTCCGGTGCCGCGGTCAAGTATGTCACTGCTTGTCCGAACGTAGTTTACCAAGTCAGGCAAGCAGACAGGAAAATCAGTAAATATTGTTTATGTATtagctgttgctgcagcagatTTCCACGCTCCTTTTTAGCTGTGTGAGATTTGCGTGACTTTACGACAGTTAACGAAGGTTAACTCGCGTTACCTAGGTGACAGAGGGTTTTGTGACATAGAACGTCTGTTCTATGGGGGTTTGTGCTGCAGTTTCAAAATACAGGTAAACCAGAGGTAATAATATCGGAAATGACTCCGTGTTAATGTAATGTATTAATGCATGtagttttctttctatttagaaaatagatttttttattttactttgttttctccCCATTGCGACATTATAATTTTTAGatattattaaaacattgaAATCAAGTATAACGTAAATCTTAGACACATTTTTATGGATAACATCTAAAGGAAATGTGGGCTTAGTATTCAATAGTTCATGTACCCACATGAGAATAATTTGCttggtataataataataatagtaatagtattaataataataattgcattGCAGAACATAACTGCAGATGGTTTCAAACCCAAAACACTGCTGGAAAAATATCGTTGCATATATTTCTATATTATATCAGAGGTGGATAGACTACCCAAAAAATGTACTCATATAAAAATAGTACTGCctaagtaaaaagtagccatccaagataTTACTaaaagtaagagtaaaaacatttttccaaatctttttttttcaatacagAATTTATGAAACTTAAGCAAAAACTGTGTGTGTCTGGCGATTTGTTTGGTTAAAAGAAGCttattcttcattcagtgaagttactcacagtgagTCGAGTATCCAGAAACCTTCCtgaagagtagcaatacttcacaATAAAGttaatcaagtaaaagtaaaaagtacagtagAGCAAAAACACTCTTCAAagtctttttcccccccaaaaggTTCAccagtaaatgtaattgagtatcTAGCTACAACTCAACTCTGAATATTATTAAATTCCCTGTTATGTGGATTCTTTCtttcaaactatttttgatCAAACATGACGAAAATGGCGTTACTTTAGCGCCATCTGGTGGCAGGACCAAACAGCGCACCATggttaatataaaaaacacGCTTGTGCAAAAAGTACTTTTGTACAAAGTACTTCCGGTGGGGTCACGGACTAGCTTTTTACGAGTGAAATTATTTCTGCGTGTTTTAACGTCTGTTTCGCTATCATGTGGAGTTGTTAGTGTTGCGCTTGAATaagttttataaattattgCCTTTAACGGCCGCTTGACCCGACCGCCGCCGCTGAACGACTTTACGACGCGGTTAGACGACGGAGAGGTAAAAAAGAGGAAGCAGTAGCCAACCATTTTTATTCTCCTGCCAGCAATAACAAGAAAGAGACGAGGCTCCAGATCAGAGAAGCGTTGAGTAGTTTCTAATTAAATTTTCCGCTTTAAACTGGATAAACGAACCGGGTGAATCTAAGCTGCCCTTGCGAAGACAGACGAAGGCCATTGGACACTGAGCTCTTCCCTCGACAAAGCCTGGAAGTTTCGGATCAGAAGACTGGCTGTAAAGAATTAGTATTCCCGTTTTTCATGTTTCCAACAGGTTTATCTTCCCCTAATCCCCCACCACCGCCAACCCAGGAGGCTAGACCCGCGGCTACTGATGTCAAAAGCGACAGTGGGAACATCACATCTccgaaaaagaggaaaataaacgGCTCAGAGAGGGACGACACGAGTGACACCATCTCCTCCTCGCCTCCCAAGACCCTcaattcctcctcctcctcttcctcctgctctccCACTCCTCCGCTGCACATTCAGAAGAAGTTGAGGTTCGAGGATTCGGTGGATTTCATTGGACTagatgtgaaaatggctgaggaggctgccgccgccgccgctgcttcTTGCTCCAATAACAAAAGCAAAGCCGTGTTCCTGGCCGGTGGCGTGGGGGGACACCACGCGAACGGACTGACGAAAACCGCAGGGTCCGGCACCTTCTCCAGCAGCAAACCCGGTGCTGCCAAGAAACTAGTCATCAAGAACTTCAGAGGTACCTGGGGGAACTGGTGCAGAGAACCATTGCAAACCGGTCACACACACATAACAAGTCCCTGTTTATACTGATCTTTAGTGGTGCACCGATTGCACGATCCctgattaccgatctttaaaaagccgaTTCCGTTTTTGGCcgaaagcttctttttttttttttttttttttgctaagctgcagcctgaagtgacccaattctgatttattttcttttttgtcaaatctgattgtttttcgttcacatttatttccaaatatATGCAACATGTAGGTGACCTCCAGTGTGAAACAACCTAAAAGTGGCCcacatgcgcagtagagggcgcaataacgtcacacaTACAGAACGTGCTCGGTGTTTTTCCAACCGCTGTAAAAAGGAAatagtgctcagtgtttgcggaagtaaacattGATGCTAATGGCATAGCTATACGATTAGCTATACGATCGTAAAATAATCGCATAGCTTACgacaattttaaaaagcttgtcGATTTTTGAACTTGTCCGGCCAGAGccagcacattaacaacttaatcctcattattgTCCgccattattgttgtttttcttccggCTTATCAGGATgtagaatagtgacgtttgtcgagtatcagtgACTTTCAGGTCGAATGAACGTGGCCGTTCAGattcaggtcacatttgaaaagatcgTCAGATATCCAAGTGACCTGTGTCACATTTGAAGAAAATCGGATTTGTGGTGTTCTTACTGTCATGAAAAGACCAGATACAGGTCACActaaggtagaaaaaaaagagtcagatttgggtcacttcaggctgcagtgtgaacacagGTCTAAATATAGAAAGAAAGTCACTGTGTccgcaacagtggggtgactctTGAGTTTTTTGGTGAGCTGGTAAAAGAATCAAGTCCTTTTAATTTGATGATTTTAGCCCATGTGACACAAACTTTGTGGACACCTGCCATTAgagatgaataataataaagaaacaactGGAATTgataaaaatcagaatcaaGGGAAAATATCAGAAATTGGCACCGGTGGTGTCTAAACGTTTGTACAGAGGGCCAGAATCACCCGGCTTGAAATAATATTTCCCAACAGAGGCAACAGCAGAAAGAGATTAACCTATTACTATAAAGATGACAGAAATCActtttcaatgttattttaaatagataTATTATCAGGCTGGAGTGGTGTAGAGGGCCCTAATGAGCAGCTAAACTCTCATATGCTTTGGGCCGGCCCTGCCAGTCAAAcgtctcacagcagagcaaagaGGACAATGACTTTGTATAAGCTAGTTGTGCAtcagttgcagttttctggccgattgTTGATTGCCgatcggtgcacccctaatgTAAAAACTAGTTAAaaaagagtttatttatttatttatgatttttagacctttacTGAGTTAGATAGGATCACGGTATAAGATCAGCTTCAAGTGCAAGTATTGGCCGACCACCTgtctcccaaaatgaaggaaatcggATTTATCGACTGGTTGATTAAACCGTTGAAGCAACAAACTAGGGCCTAACATGTACTCCAATCAAACCTTTCCCAAGCCCAGAGGTTTCCAAAGTGTGGCtggggggccatttgtggcctttGGAATAAGTTTGTGTTTGAGAGGTACAAAATTGGCCCTCCatcatatttttgtaattgttttacgATGgcaagtttatatatttttaaatagaaaatgttaaagacGACACAAAAATTTCTTTACTAGCGTTTATGTTAGAGATGCAGCGATTTGTCAGCCGTCATATTTCCtcaattttgggagattggtgatcAGTTAATATTCACACGTGAAGTCGATCTTATCCCCTGATCATACCTGCCTCATCAAAGATCTAAAAATCAACcgctgtcctcttctgctctgcctttagagaggtttgactgacagaccggcccatcAGGTCGTGTCCCCACATTCACAGTTAActatagtcaccccactgtcaCCAACTCGGCGACATTGCTAAATGTTCTTGTGACATTTAGCAAcctttcagggaaaaaaaattggtattgacaaaaatcagaattggcaggtcaggctttttaaagattggtgatcggccagaaaactgcagtcgtTGAACCTCTACCTGGAATATATGCCTTAATTAGAGTTGCACCGATCAGACtttaatctgccaatagaacaagtactttttcatcaggaattacttaattaaaacaagtctctacatcttgttgaaaagttagttttgtcttattttaagtgtaataatatattttaggtagaaattggaccaaaaatactttctaagattttgtggttttacagtgagCAAAGTTTGCTTTGGAGTAAAAGTCGCCGGTCCTTACAAGacactgtgtttttttaaagtggttatttaaagacaaatactttTCATTGCACccattttcttctattttaagAAGGTTttactttctgcttttttgtcctaattaaaaatagaaactcACTAAAAACATGTACTGGGGGCCAAAtttgtaaaatctttttattgaaGTCACTCTGTTTAGGACTACCGCAcataaaatcagcatttttagaaaaagacaAGCTGTTGCTTCGTATAAACTTAGCTCCACTATCTTGTCTACAttcagtgttgtgtttttcttgcagaaaaACCCAAGTTACCAGAAAACTACACACAGGAGACCTGGCAGAAGCTGAAAGAAGCTGTGGAGGCCATTCAGAACAGCACTTCCATCAAGTACAATCTAGAGGAGCTCTACCAGGTATCGGTTCTGAACGGGAATCTGGCTGCCTGTTTGCTCTGCCGGCCGATGAAACTTTCCCTCCTCTGTCTCCCCAGGCTGTTGAAAACCTCTGCTCCCATAAGATATCTGCCAAACTGTACAAACAGCTGAGGACCGTGTGTGAAGATCACATCAAGGCACAGATCGATCAGTTCAGAGAATATCCTTTACACTTTCTGggtcattttaaacaataatgaCCCATTATTGTTGTTCTTTGTCGTAATAAGTTCCTCTAAAATGGATAAAGGGACATCTGATGTGGTTAAGTACAGATGTAATAGCAAATGCAGGTTTTAGTCAAATTTTTCATGGGATAAttgtgttgaatttttttatttacctaattttacacaaatatcAACAGCTGGAAgaacatttattcatcttttgtttgcaaatgatctatatttttcttatatttttgaaaactaaaaatagaaataaaatggtctTACCAATtggttttggtttagtttctagtgaaaatatcttaggaaacttaaaataagacacaactaacttacaaagacattttcagaaagaaatatgaacttgttttaagtcaataatatttatgattactagagaagattatttcacttataacaagatattttccccatgtttttgtgaaataatcttccaatgAAGCTAGAAccttttcatcagtattaaggaattattaacttaaaacaagcccttatatcttgcaagttagttttctcttattataAGTGTACTAagttatttgcactagaaactggaccaaaattaattggtaagattttgtatttttgccgTGTAAATGTTGCAGACACAATAATTTCAAGTCTAAATTTGAATTAAAGTCGTTTGTTGCCCTAACCTGGGTTTTACGGATGCCCTGGACAGCGTCCTTTTCCTGAAGAAAATCGATAAGTGCTGGCAAGATCACTGCAGACAAATGGTGAGTCCTTTCACTTCTGCACATTCGATGTAACTATTAgagtaaataacaaaaaataaatattaattaaaacgAAGAAatttatataacaaaaaaatccaccatCATTCATCAatagtttaaaacttttctgcaaaatggATATATGAATTACACAAAGTAGAAAGCAATagtgttttgtctgtttgatgataaatcagaataaacttCTCCAATTTTAGGTCGGTTAGGATTACAAAATTGTATATTCACTCAATTCCAGaataaggaaataaatctacaagatattttctttttgctgcttctttCAAAGTAGGAAGTTGATATTCATTCACTTGGACAATTTTGTAAACCTCAGATTATATCCTGAATTGTTTGGACTGCACAATACTATGCAGTGTTGTAGTACTCGAGACCGGTCTCGGTCTCGTCTCGGACTCGATCCGCATTTGGTCTCGGTCTTGTCTTGGTCTCGCTAAATATtgcataaacatgaaaaatgcaagttaaaaacaattactGCACTATAAGCAGTCATTTGCTCACCCTGATATTACAGTGGTAATGCATTcgcaatttattattttattttaaattggtttCAGCTGTAAATAATACTAAAATTACAGGAAAAAGTGCtctaaatgtttaactttgagGGATTTGGAGTGATTTGCTGTTTAAAAACTGGTCAAATAAAACCTTAAGGTAGCTTGTACAGCTGTTTCTGCTGGCGCTCGGCCAGCCAGTCAAAGCAGagcctgttttgtgttttggtgtgAAGCTGCCAGGGATGAGACGTGCTGACCCAGTCAAAAAGCTGTGAAGGAGCGCTTGTTTACGCCTCTGCACAGCTGAAACCTGAGCTCCCAATTTAACCTCCCTTACAAACACTGCCAGAAAATGACAGCTTGACCTCCGCAGGATTTTACATGTTGGGTCAGAAAAGTGTGAAAGCTCTTCTCACCTgaagtttcttcttctgtctgGCTGGTGAGCTTCTCAGCTCAAACTCCTCAGGGTGAAGGGCGGCTCTGTTCCAAAATAGTTTGCTTATTTAGGATTGCTTAATCACATGTTCTATCTGAGTTGATAGATCTGAAGTACAACAAGACTAATTGGATGTAAAGTGACTTGCAAAAGGACCCCAGCCTCTTGAAACTGTatatttactctgatacccccaAATAAAACTGAGTACAGTCAGTTTTCATTAGAATTAACCAAATCAGTAAATGGATTTAATCAATTACCTGAACATTTCAAAGCACACTAATGAATTACCGTCTGAAGACTTATGGTCAATCTat contains:
- the mcts1 gene encoding malignant T-cell-amplified sequence 1 produces the protein MFKKFDEKENVSNCIQLKTSVIKGIRNQLLEQFPDIEPWLNQIMPKKDPVKIVRCHEHIEILTVNGELLFFRQREGPFYPTLRLLHKYPFILPHQQVDKGAIKFVLSGANIMCPGLTSPGAKLYPAAADTVVAIMAEGKQHALCVGVMKMSAENIEKVNKGIGIENVHYLNDGLWHMKTYK
- the c1galt1c1 gene encoding C1GALT1-specific chaperone 1, with the protein product MLSEGGSFMKGMVVGGVFCLVLSLLGSFSPVTESRTDGNDHHHHHVKAASKDELQQLSDSRLQELNDQLQVYCVVMVQPKSLVYWATALDTWTKHCDKAEFYTSEASKALEAIDLNEKDDWARLRKALKHAYENAGDIRWFFVAQPNTFAIIENLKYLVLTKDPEQPFYLGKAVKSGELEYVELNSGIVLSYEALKRLVNVFQEEEKCPERGRQLWKLSDDKQLAVCLKFTGVFAENGEDVHGKGLFNSKTVDSLISESMKQNPSNVVEGCCSDLAITFSGLSANQMQVMMFGVYRLRPYGHDFHDLLTFFPPEGSDND